Proteins from one Chlorogloeopsis sp. ULAP01 genomic window:
- a CDS encoding nuclear transport factor 2 family protein, whose protein sequence is MTDVNEVVKAMCEKYQAAVNASDSKAYQKLFAKDAIRIPPGSEPEYGPVEISKSEQKDYDIAKWSIQSKPIDVLQLDDQWIYGIVHIDITTITHADGTTNSFKATKTWLLHKENSGEWLIKRQMWNLK, encoded by the coding sequence ATGACTGATGTGAACGAGGTTGTTAAGGCGATGTGTGAGAAATATCAGGCAGCCGTTAACGCCAGCGACTCAAAAGCCTATCAAAAGCTATTTGCAAAAGACGCGATTCGGATTCCACCAGGCTCAGAGCCTGAGTACGGCCCAGTCGAGATTTCAAAAAGTGAGCAGAAAGATTATGATATCGCAAAATGGAGTATCCAATCTAAACCCATTGATGTTTTACAGCTCGACGATCAATGGATATACGGAATCGTACACATCGATATAACCACTATCACCCACGCTGACGGGACAACGAATTCATTCAAAGCTACGAAAACCTGGCTTCTCCACAAAGAGAACTCTGGGGAATGGCTGATTAAAAGACAGATGTGGAACCTCAAGTAA
- a CDS encoding GAF domain-containing protein, whose translation MTDLTLPKAIRNILDTHTEPDSVFSALVPVLGEILQCDRCFLYIRNPQTKLGKVPYCWRRSREIPEVIDSEWKLEPDSLTKEDPMFAAAIRTDPSIYVEDVETANPEVVNKEFERKQFGHKALIHAHLCQDGQLWGILQPAIFGQKRVWSKFDRAIITKLESELTPLVVRYVVNQEMQTYD comes from the coding sequence ATGACTGATTTAACTCTACCCAAAGCCATAAGAAACATTCTCGACACTCACACTGAACCAGATTCTGTCTTTAGTGCCTTAGTTCCAGTTCTTGGAGAAATATTGCAGTGCGATCGCTGTTTTCTTTATATACGAAATCCTCAAACTAAGCTTGGCAAAGTTCCCTATTGTTGGCGGCGTAGTCGGGAAATTCCAGAAGTTATAGACTCTGAATGGAAATTAGAACCAGATTCATTAACAAAAGAAGATCCAATGTTTGCTGCTGCAATCAGAACTGATCCTTCTATTTATGTTGAAGATGTAGAAACCGCAAATCCAGAGGTAGTAAATAAAGAATTTGAACGTAAACAATTTGGACATAAAGCTTTAATTCATGCTCACTTATGTCAAGATGGGCAATTATGGGGTATTTTACAGCCAGCTATCTTCGGTCAAAAGCGAGTTTGGTCAAAATTTGATCGTGCCATTATCACTAAACTTGAAAGTGAACTAACACCGTTGGTGGTTAGGTACGTTGTAAATCAGGAGATGCAAACTTATGACTGA
- the rfbB gene encoding dTDP-glucose 4,6-dehydratase, protein MSRRLLVTGGAGFIGSNFVHHWCQHYPNDRVVVLDALTYAGNRANLAGLEEQENFCFVQGDICDRSLVDRLLQTENIDNIAHFAAESHVDRSILGPGAFVQTNVVGTYTLLEAFRQHWQANSQPAHYRFLHVSTDEVYGSLGADDPAFSETTPYAPNSPYSASKAGSDHLVRAYYHTYELPTIITNCSNNYGPYQFPEKLIPLMCINTLMGKQLPVYGDGKNVRDWLYVGDHCSALDVVINRGVPGETYNIGGNNEVENINLVRMLCQLMDELATELPVNPAENLITFVKDRPGHDRRYAINATKIKNQLGWMPSVTVAEGLRLTVKWYLTHHDWWQPLLSEEYQEYYQKNYVFSAS, encoded by the coding sequence ATGAGTCGTCGTTTGTTAGTAACCGGCGGTGCAGGTTTTATTGGCTCGAATTTTGTGCATCATTGGTGTCAGCATTATCCTAATGACCGAGTGGTAGTATTAGATGCCCTAACTTATGCGGGAAATCGGGCAAATTTGGCTGGGTTGGAAGAGCAAGAAAATTTTTGCTTTGTGCAAGGAGATATATGCGATCGCTCGTTGGTGGATCGGCTACTCCAAACCGAAAATATTGATAATATCGCCCATTTTGCTGCTGAATCTCATGTAGATAGATCTATATTGGGGCCTGGTGCTTTTGTACAAACTAATGTAGTGGGTACATACACCCTACTCGAAGCTTTTCGTCAACACTGGCAAGCAAATTCACAGCCTGCTCATTACCGTTTTCTGCACGTTTCTACCGATGAAGTTTATGGTAGTCTTGGTGCTGACGATCCTGCTTTTAGTGAAACTACTCCTTATGCTCCAAATAGCCCTTATTCAGCATCAAAAGCTGGCAGCGATCACTTAGTTCGTGCCTACTACCATACCTATGAATTACCAACAATTATTACAAATTGTTCTAATAATTATGGCCCTTATCAATTTCCCGAAAAACTTATTCCTTTAATGTGCATTAACACTTTAATGGGTAAACAATTACCAGTGTATGGTGATGGCAAAAATGTTCGAGATTGGCTTTATGTAGGCGATCATTGTAGTGCTTTGGATGTAGTGATTAATCGTGGTGTTCCCGGTGAAACTTATAATATCGGCGGTAACAATGAGGTAGAAAATATTAATCTAGTGCGGATGTTATGTCAGTTAATGGATGAATTAGCAACTGAATTGCCTGTAAATCCTGCCGAGAATTTGATTACTTTTGTTAAAGATAGACCAGGACACGATCGCAGATACGCAATTAATGCTACTAAGATTAAAAATCAGCTTGGATGGATGCCTTCAGTTACGGTTGCAGAAGGTTTACGATTGACTGTGAAATGGTATCTTACTCACCACGACTGGTGGCAACCTCTTCTCTCAGAAGAATATCAAGAATATTACCAGAAAAATTATGTTTTCTCTGCTAGTTAA
- a CDS encoding XisI protein has translation MDKLTRYRQLVQEILHEYSEQKPAYGNIEVEKIFDKERDHYQIVHVGWEGQNWIHSCIIHIDIKNGKIWLQWNGTEDDIAANLVAAGFPKEDIVLGFQSPFMRQFTEYAVS, from the coding sequence ATGGATAAATTAACTCGGTATCGCCAGCTTGTACAAGAAATATTACATGAATATAGTGAGCAAAAACCAGCTTACGGCAATATAGAAGTTGAAAAAATTTTTGATAAAGAACGTGACCATTATCAAATAGTTCATGTAGGTTGGGAAGGTCAAAACTGGATACATAGTTGTATCATCCATATTGATATTAAAAATGGAAAAATTTGGCTCCAGTGGAATGGTACAGAGGATGATATCGCTGCTAATTTGGTAGCAGCGGGATTTCCCAAGGAAGATATTGTTTTAGGTTTTCAGTCTCCTTTTATGAGGCAATTTACAGAATATGCAGTAAGTTAG